A genomic region of Solanum dulcamara chromosome 2, daSolDulc1.2, whole genome shotgun sequence contains the following coding sequences:
- the LOC129879828 gene encoding uncharacterized protein LOC129879828, which produces MDGETTPGKNLFVYFYVCLEALQRGWKEGCRRIIGFDGCFLKGACKGELLVAVGKNGNNQMFPIAWAVGFHAAVDELLPNAEVRMCARHIWSNWNQTWKEEERRKQFWRCSKSSFEVKFKDELHKMSKLDKDICADLLHYPKVSWVRAFFQEHSKCDIVENNMCETFKSWIISCRHKSIITMLEEIRRKMMTRTVDMIEFANTWISDIAPMARLILEENKDKFKTCKVLWNADVGFEIREGEYRHTVNLADRVCSCRTWQLRGIPCQHAIAALCHIEQEPEPLVEHWYKKDTFLKAYSHFIQPIPNMKMWPETNNPRIGPPEPKPMPGRPTRNRRKGKDEPRKKYGKISKQGVKQTCSMCKQQGHNKRYCKVAAQNSQFTGQSSQGSSQPQPKNFIQPEPTTFS; this is translated from the exons ATGGATGGAGAAACTACACCAGGAAAGAATTTGTTTGTGTACTTCTATGTGTGCTTGGAGGCATTGCAAAGGGGGTGGAAGGAAGGATGTAGAAGAATAATAGGATTTGATGGATGTTTCTTAAAGGGTGCTTGCAAGGGTGAACTTCTAGTAGCAGTTGGCAAGAATGGAAACAATCAGATGTTTCCTATAGCCTGGGCAGTT GGTTTTCATGCAGCAGTTGATGAACTACTACCAAATGCTGAAGTTAGAATGTGTGCTAGACACATTTGGTCTAATTGGAATCAAACTTGGAAAGAAGAGGAAAGGAGAAAACAATTTTGGAGATGTTCAAAGTCAAGTTTTGAAGTGAAGTTCAAGGATGAGCTTCATAAAATGAGCAAACTTGATAAGGATATTTGTGCTGACTTATTGCATTATCCAAAGGTGTCATGGGTTAGGGCATTCTTTCAAGAGCATTCCAAATGTGATATAGTTGAAAATAACATGTGTGAGACCTTTAAATCATGGATCATATCATGTagacacaaatctataataacCATGTTGGAGGAAATTAGAAGAAAGATGATGACAAGAACTGTGGATATGATTGAGTTTGCCAACACCTGGATATCTGATATTGCACCTATGGCTAGACTTATCTTAGAGGAGAATAAGGACAAGTTTAAGACATGCAAGGTGCTTTGGAATGCTGATGTTGGGTTTGAGATTAGAGAAGGGGAGTACAGGCATACAGTTAACTTGGCTGATAGAGTTTGTAGTTGTAGAACTTGGCAACTAAGAGGCATTCCATGCCAACATGCTATTGCTGCTTTGTGCCACATAGAACAGGAGCCTGAACCTCTTGTGGAGCATTGGTATAAGAAGGATACCTTCTTAAAGGCTTATAGTCATTTCATCCAACCAATTCCAAATATGAAGATGTGGCCTGAAACTAACAATCCAAGGATTGGACCTCCTGAACCTAAACCAATGCCTGGCAGACctacaagaaatagaagaaagggcaaagatgaaccaAGAAAGAAGTATGGAAAAATTTCTAAACAAGGGGTGAAACAGACTTGTTCCATGTGTAAACAACAAGGTCATAACAAGAGATATTGCAAG GTTGCTGCTCAAAACTCACAATTTACAGGTCAAAGCTCACAAGGAAGTAGCCAACCTCAACCAAAAAACTTCATTCAACCTGAACCAACAACATTCAGCTAA